One stretch of Leisingera caerulea DSM 24564 DNA includes these proteins:
- a CDS encoding ParB/RepB/Spo0J family partition protein: MARRRQLETPSPEALKEIEAGIDRDLARGPGLRPPIADVVADAARHADPLPQAGREAAARDRADAERLRAAEEKGLVAVELPITDITAEALNRDRIVMDEEEMQELMTSISVNGLRLPIEVFEPQNHEDAGKYALVSGYRRLTAVRRLNALSGGERFQTIPAFIRAPGSIADALVAMIEENEIRAGLSQYERGRAAASAVHDGVFPTVDEAVAVLFQNASKAKRSKIRSFALIHEELGDMLAFATGLNERQCLRLAGALRAGLAEDLRTALEQAGGRSAAEEWDAMLPVIEQAEGAPQDPSRGGRPKAAQKIERARKTRVARGITIERELGPSGYAIRFSGSEVTAELVDAVMDNVRHLLENG, encoded by the coding sequence ATGGCCAGGCGCAGACAGCTTGAAACGCCCTCGCCCGAGGCGCTGAAGGAGATTGAGGCAGGCATCGACCGGGATCTGGCCCGCGGCCCCGGGCTGCGGCCGCCGATTGCCGATGTGGTGGCCGATGCCGCCCGCCATGCCGACCCCCTGCCCCAGGCCGGCCGCGAGGCCGCGGCCCGCGACCGGGCTGATGCCGAACGGCTGCGCGCGGCAGAGGAAAAAGGCCTGGTGGCGGTGGAACTGCCCATCACCGACATCACCGCCGAGGCGCTGAACCGCGACCGGATCGTGATGGACGAGGAAGAGATGCAGGAGCTGATGACCTCGATCTCGGTCAACGGCCTGCGCCTGCCCATTGAAGTGTTCGAGCCGCAGAACCACGAGGACGCGGGCAAATACGCGCTGGTCTCCGGCTACCGCCGCCTGACCGCAGTGCGCCGCCTCAACGCGCTCAGCGGCGGCGAACGGTTCCAGACCATCCCCGCCTTCATCCGCGCCCCCGGCAGCATTGCCGATGCGCTGGTCGCGATGATCGAGGAAAACGAGATCCGCGCAGGTCTCAGCCAGTATGAACGCGGCCGCGCCGCCGCCTCTGCCGTGCATGACGGCGTGTTTCCCACCGTCGACGAGGCCGTGGCGGTGCTGTTCCAGAACGCCTCCAAGGCCAAGCGCTCCAAGATCCGCTCCTTTGCCCTGATCCACGAGGAGCTGGGCGACATGCTGGCCTTTGCCACCGGCCTCAACGAACGCCAGTGCCTGCGGCTTGCGGGCGCCTTGCGGGCCGGGCTGGCCGAAGACCTCCGCACCGCGCTGGAACAGGCCGGCGGGCGCTCGGCGGCAGAGGAATGGGACGCCATGCTGCCGGTCATCGAACAGGCCGAAGGCGCGCCGCAGGACCCCAGCCGCGGCGGCCGCCCCAAGGCCGCGCAGAAGATCGAACGCGCCCGCAAGACCCGGGTTGCCCGCGGCATCACCATCGAACGGGAGCTTGGCCCGAGCGGCTATGCCATCCGCTTTTCCGGCTCCGAGGTGACGGCAGAACTGGTCGATGCGGTGATGGACAACGTGCGCCATCTGCTGGAAAACGGCTAA